GCAAGCCCCAGCAGACGCGGCAATTTGCGGGCGACCATGTCGGCGGTCGCGGCCGGGTCGTTGCGCGCGATCCGCGCAAGGAGCTCCTCGTCTGTCTCCCTGGCGGTCAAAGGCATGCTGTCCGTACACTTGCGTCGTCAGTCGTTCGCGTTCTTCGCCGCCTTGCGGGCGTCGAGTTCGTCCTGGGCAAGGAAGCCGTCGCCATTGGTGTCCAGCCGCTCGAAGCGCTTCTTGGCCAGGGCGTCGATCTCGTTGCCATCGATGAAGCCATCGCCGTTGGCGTCCAGTCTTTTGAACATCTTCTCCGGGTCGCCCTTCATCTTGGCCGAAGCCGGCCGCGCCTTCCACTCGTCCAAGGACACTTTCCCGTCACCATTGGTGTCGGCGCGCAGCATCGCCTTGCGGGTCATGGCCTGGAACTCGGCAAGCGACAGCTTGCCGTCGCCGTCGGTGTCGCCCTTCATGGCCGCAACCGCCGGCGAGGCGATCAGCAGCGCAAGCGGGATCAGCGCGTGGCGCAGCCTTGGTCTGAAATCCATTCGTCCGTCCTTTCACATAATCAGGTCAGTCCAGCATTGAACGGTCGTCACCGTCGTTTCCGTCGATGGCAGCCCGAAAAACTGACGATCGCGGTGAACATTTTCGTCGTTCGCGAACATCAAGCCCGTTTGCCGGCGCATCGATGCGGGTATAGACTGGTGGTGGCACCGACGGCTGGAACAACAAGGAACGGAAAACGGCCGGTCGGCGTTCATGGTGCGGGAGGCAGCATGGCCACGCCCGATATCGTCACGATACAAGAAACTGCCACATCCGGGGCGGTTCCGCCTGAAACCGCGAGACCAACAGGCCAGCCGCCACCGCCCCAGGTCTCCGACAAGTTCGCGCGCGGGCTGACCTCCTCGGAACTCGCCACCACGCTGTCGCATTTCCATCGCGCCGAGATCGCCCGCATGGCGGGCTGGCGCGATCGGCTGGACCGTACCAGCAACTGGGCGATCACCGTGGTCGCCGCCATGCTGTCGGTGTCCCTGTCGACGGCCAACGCGCATCACGGCGTGCTTCTGTTCGCCATGCTGCTGATCACGCTGCTGCTATGGATCGAGGCGCGCCGCTACCGGTTCTTCGACGTCTACCGGGCGCGCGTGCGCCAGTTCGAACGCTACTACTTCGCCCAGATTTTCTCGCCGCAGCCCGATTTCGCCTCCAACTGGCTGTCGATCGTGGGCGAAAGCCTGAGGGCGCCGCGCTTCCTGATTTCGCAACGCGCCTCGCTCGCCCGCCGGCTGCGCCGCAACTACATCTTCATGTACCTGATCCTGCTGCTGGCCTGGGTGCTGAAGATCACGACGCCCGCTTTGCAGAAGGAAGGCTCCAGCACCGGCATCGCCGGGTCGCTGCACGACGCGCTGACGGGTGCTGCACTCGGGCCGGTGCCCGGCGCGGCCGTCCTCGTGGTGGTCGTGCTCTTCTACGCCGGGCTTTTCGCGGCGGCCTATCTCATCCCTGACAATGATGGGGAACTGTCGCATGGCGACGTCCATGTGTGAGCGCGAACCTGGCCTGGCTCAGGCGTTGACCTTCAGGGCAACGAGCCGGGCGGCGAGGTAACCCTTGACCTGGCGCAGCGCCTGCTCGCGCGTAACGCCGTCGGACTGAAGGCCGAGCCGCAGCCACAATCCGTCGATCAGCGTGGTGATGCCGAAGGCGATGTCATCAGCCGCCTCAGGGGAAACGAGCGCGCGCAGGCCCGACATGAGGTTCGAGCGCATCCGCCCGTGGATGACCTTCTGGATGCGGCGCAGTTTCTCGTCGCGCGGTACCTCGCCGCACAGCGACAGCCAGGCGTGGCAGAGTGAAGGCTGGAAAAGGTGCGGTTCGAAATTGCCGTCGATGACGGCATCGATGCGCTGCATCGGCGTCTTGGCCTGCTTCAGCCTGGCCACCACGGCATCGCGCAGCACGAGGTTGGACTCGCGCATGGCGTGCTCGAACAGCTCCTGCTTGCTGTTGAAATAGTGCAGCACGATGCCCTTGGACGCGCCGGCCTGGGCGGCGACCTTCTCGATGGTCGCGCCGGCAATGCCTTCGCGCTGCAGCACGGCGAATGCCGCCTGCCGCAACTCCTTGCGCCTTATATCGCTGATGCGCGTGAGCTTCACCGGCCGATCCCTGTTCAAAGAATCCACGTTGACATTTTCGTCCACCGAGATCAAGAATTGACCAGTGGGACAATAATTAGACCAAACGGTCAAAAAGACCGCAATGAGGAGAACCGAAATGCTTCGCATCCTTGGAATGGGCGCCTCGCTGTTGGCGCTGGCGCTGGCTGTGCAGCCGGCCGGCGCGGCCGAGCCCGAACAATGCCAGGCCGTGCGCATGGCCGAGCCGGGCTGGAACGACCTTGCCTTCACCACCGGCGTCGCCAGCGTCCTGTTTGACGCGCTGGGCTACAAGGCGGACAGTTCGCTGCTCGGCATCAACGTCATCTATGAATCCCTGAAGAACAAGGATCTGGACGTGTTCCTCGGCTATTGGGACCCGGCCATGGTTACCTATTACGAGCCCTACAAGAAGGAGGGCTCGGTCGACGATGTGCGGGTCAACCTCACCGGCGCCAAATATACTTTCGCCGTGCCGACCTATGTCTGGGAGGCCGGGGTCAAGGATTTCGCCGATCTGCACAAGTTCGCCGACAAGTTCGGCAAGAAGATGTACGGCATCGAGCCCGGTTCGAACCAGCTGATGATGGACGCCATCGCCGATCCGTCGCTCGATCTCAAGGGTTGGGAAGTGGTTGAGTCCAGCGAGGCCGGCATGCTCTCGGAGGTCGGCTACCAGATCAAGGAAAAGCGCTTCATCGTCTTCCAGGGCTGGGCGCCGCACCCGATGAACCGGATGTATGATTTCAAATATCTGACCGGCGGCGACAAGTTCTATGGACCAAATCTGGGCGCCGCGACCGTGACGACGCAGGTGCGCAAGGGCTATCTCGCCGAATGTCCCAATGTCGGGCAATTGCTCAAGAATCTCGCCTTCGACGTTGATTTCGAGAATGCCGGCATGGGCTATCTGATCAATGACGGCATGAAGCCGGAAGAAGCCGGGCTGAAGGCGATCAAGGAGAATCCGGGCAGGCTCGACGCCTGGCTGGCCGGGGTCACGACATTCGACGGCAAGCCCGGGCTGGAGGCCGTGAAGCAGAAGCTCGGCCTGTGAGGGTGGTAGACCAGCAAGGCTGGGCGCGCGCCAAGCGTCATGTCGATATCGCCGGCGTCTCGACGGGAAACGTCGATATCGCCAGCGTCTCGACGGGAAACGTCGAGATCGCCAGCGCCGACATCGCCTATGTCGACATCGCCGGGAACGTGAACCCCGGCGAAGGGCCGGCGCTGGTGCTGGTGCATGGCTTCACAGACACCAGCCGCAGCTTCTCGCTAATGGCGCCGCATCTCACCGGCCGCCGGCTCATCATTCCGGACCTGCGCGGTCACGGCGCTTCGCCGGCGGGGACGAGGGGCTTGAGCCCCGCGGATTTCGCTGCCGATATCGCCGGGCTGATCGGGGCCTTGCGGCTGGATCGGCCGGTGCTGGTCGGCCATTCGCTGGGCAGCATGGTGGCCATCGAGACCGCCGCTGCATATCCTGACCTGCTCGGCGGGCTCGTGGTGCTGGCCGGAACGCTGCGGCCCGACATCGGCGACGACCATCCGATGGTGGTCGGTGTCGGAACGCTGCGGGATCCGATATCCTCGGCCGATCCCTTCTATGACTATTGGCATGCCTGCGAGGCCGAAGTTTCGCCGAAGTTCCTCGACATGGCAGCGCGGGAGGCCTCGGCAATGCCGGTGGCCCTGTGGCGCACGATCCTCGAAGAGGTGCGCCGCACCGACCTGACCGCCAGCGCGCGCGCCTTGCGCGTGCCGACGCTGATCATCGGCGGCGGCCACGACCCGCTGTTCGATGCCACGCATCAACAGCGGCTGCGCGATGAAATTCCGGAAGCTGTTTTTGTGAGTGCCGATCACTGCGGCCACAATCCGCACTGGGAAGACCCGGCACTGGTTGCGCGAACCATTGCCGCGCATGTCGCGGCGCTGGCCGCACCGGCCGTCGCCTGATGGAACGGCGGGAGGACCAATGAAACTCTCGGACTACGTGGCGCTGGACGCGGTGGCGCTCGCCGGGCTTGTCCGCTCGGGCGAGGTGTCCGCCGGCGAGGTCGTCGAGGCGGCCGTCACTGCTGTTGAAAGCATCAACCCGGTCATCAACGCGGTGACGTTGCTGGACGCGGATCGCGCGCTTTCGGCTGCCAGGGGTTGCGACCGGCAGGCGGCGCTGCCGGGCATGCCACTGCTGGTCAAGGACACCGGCGTCGATGTGCGGGAATGGCCGACGACGCATTCGTCGCGCTATTTCAAGGACGCCGCGCCGAGGTCCGACAGCGAGATCGCGCGCCGCTGGCGGGCCGGCGGCCTTGTCCTGCTGGGCAAGACCAACACGCCGGAATTCGCCGGCGATTTCGTCACCGAGCCCGGCTTTCGCGGCCCAACCCTGAACCCCTGGGACCTGTCGGTAACCGCAGGCGGCTCGAGCGGCGGTGCGGCCGCCGCTGTCGCGAGCGGGATGGTGCCGGTGGCGCATGGTTCCGACATTGGCGGGTCGATCCGCGTGCCCGCGGCCTGCTGCGGCGTGTTCGGATTGAAGCCGACGCGCGGGCTCAATCCCGTCGGCCCCGATCGCGGCGAGGTGGGTGGCGGGCTCTACGCCGAGAATGTCCTGTCGCGCTCGGTGCGCGACAGCGCCGCGATGCTGGACATCACCGGCGGCCCGGAACCGGGCTCGCGAAGCAGGCTGGTGAAGCCGGTGCCGTCCTATCTGGACTGGCTGGACTCACCCGGCGAGCGCCTGCGCATTGCCTGCATATGTCGCCGGCCGGACGGCACGCCGGTCTCACCCGAGATCGAGGCGGGCTTCGTGCGGGCGGTGGCGCTGCTGGAGGAGATGGGACACACCCTGACCGAGGCACGGCTTCCATCCGAGGCCGATGGCGGCGCGGAATGGAACCTGTTCTGGATGTCGGAGGTCGCGCGGATCATCCATGAACGGGCGCGCGAGACCGGGCGCATGCCGCGACCCGACGAGATCGAAAGCCTGAGCCGCCATGCGCTGGACTGTTCCGATCGGGCCAGCGCTGCCGATTATCTGAGGGCGAACGACCGCGCCCATCGCGCTTGCCTTGCCATGGCCCGCGCGTTCGACGGATTCGACCTGATCATGACGCCGACCACGGCCTGCCTGCCGCCGCGTCTCGGCGATATCAGCGGCCGGGGCGTTCGGGGCAGCGAGGACGCCTCTGATCGCGCGGCGTGGGATTACGATGCGTGGGCCAGCCGCGCCTACGGCTTTGCCCCATTCACGGAAATCTTCAACGTCACCGGGCAACCGGCGGCAAGCCTGCCGCTGTTCCAGTCACCGTGCGGTTTGCCCATAGGAATCCAGCTGGCAGGACGATGGAACGAGGACCACCGGCTGCTGCGTATCTCGCACGAAATGGAGCGGACGACCGGCTGGACCGGCCGTCGTCCGCCGATCCACGCCGGACAGCCTTGAGCGCACGGCCAGGGATGCTTTCGGCAAGGATGAAGGGATGGTTTTCCCGACAACGTGAAAGTCTTCACCGTCGCGGCGACGGCAACGTGTAAAAATTCCAAACTGCCTGATCGAGGGACGTCCGATGCGCGGTTTGGTTTTTCGTATGATGCTGCTTGTCGCGGGCTCCCTGGTGTTGTTCGGCTGCGAGCGAAGCAGCCCCTTCGGCAAGCCCGAGCAGCCGACGAGGTCCGCCATCGGGATTGCCCGGGTGGGAACTTAACCGATCAAGCGAAGTTTTGCAGGAGCCTGTCTCCTTGCAGGCAAGGTGGGAAGCACAATGGCCTGTCCCGGCTCACGCCGGGGTGGGCTTTTCGCATCCAGCCATGAGGATAGTCAGAACTTGTAGGCGATGCCGATGCGGACATCGTTCGAGGTCAGCTTCGTTGTAAGGGGAACGAGGAGTGTGGAGGCAGGGAAGTCGTGACTGCCAAAATCCGTGTAGCGGCCGCGTGCCTGGCGCTGCCAGCCTTTCAAGCCCGCCGCCTGCGTTTTTGAGTGTTCGACGGCCGGCTTATCGGCCATACTGGCTCCATGCGCATTTCCGGGCCATCTGGCTTTTCGTCGACGCGCTTTTTCTTCCCGGCCGGCCGGATCTGTCCGATGGCATGTCTGGCCCCCTTGCTGCTGGCTGCGCTTCCAATGCCGGCAAGCGCACAAACGGTCCTGACGACCGGCGCCTACTCCTTCTCCGATGAACTCGGCGGTTTCCATATCACCGGGGCGTCGGGCAACGGGACCAAGGACGATCCGTTCGTGATCACCGAGGAGCTGAATTCGGCGACGCCGGTGACGCTGACCATCCGTGCGGAGCGACCGATCCAGCCGTTCGGCGTGGCGGGCAAATTCGCCACCGGCATGCTGAAAATGCGCATCGATGTGCTCAACAATGGCGGGCAAGGCTGGATCGAATTCCAGTTCGAGCTGCAGTCGATCCTCGGCCAGCCGAGCACCGACGACGACGGCCTGTCCTTCGACCAACCCAACAAGACGCCGGACTACATCGCGTCCAGCGGCTTCGCCGACTATTATCGTGAAATGACGCCCTATGACCGCCTGCTGTTCAGGGACGGAAAGGTCGATCCGCTGAAGACGGCGACTTTCGATTTCCTGATCACCGATCTGGTGCCGAAGAAGATCTTCTGGCTGGTGCAGGAACCGCGCATACCATTGAGCTGAATTTACAAAATGCGGCCGTGTGGATGTTGGCCCCGCGCAACCTTTGACCTTCCACGACGGAGCGGGGGGACAACGAAGCGAGTTGATGGGAACAGAGCTATCAGTGTCGGCGGGAGGCGTCCGGACGTTGCGATGGCACGCGCTTCGGGCAGGCCGGTTCAACGGAACGAAACACCGTCACGACCGTTGGTCCAAGTCGGAGTGCATAGTGAGCAACGCACCGCTGAATGGCGATGGAGATGCTCGGGAGCATTCCCAGGAGACGCAGATGAGCACCACCACGCTTCTCATCATAATCATTGTCATTCTTTTGCTCGGCGGCGGCTGGTTTGGCCGTGGACGCTGGTACTAAACACGCCACGCATCGCGTGGGTTCTTGTCCGCACGCGAAAGCTTTTCAGCCACCGTCCCGGCGACAGGCTGCGTCATAGTCGGCCAGCACCTGGCCGATCGCGGCGTGGAGGATGGCTTCGGGATTTCCTGCCGGTCCAAGCTTGGCCGGCAGCATCGGCAGGAACTGCCGCATCAGCGTTTCGGGGATGCCGACGCCGTTGAGCGCCTCGACCAGCCGGCCGGAGGCAACGGCGGCGGTGGGGTTGCTCCAGTAATAGCGGATGCGGTCGCTGTAGCTGTAGTGGCGTTGCAGATAGAGGCTGGTGTCGCTGCCGTGATAGTGGCTGTGCCAATGGCCGGGGGATGCCAGCATCACGCGCTCCATCGTGCGGGCGAGCGATCTCTCGCCATAATCAGGGACCATTTCGGATGCGATCAGGTCGAGCCCGTAAAGTGCCTCGCGCAAGGCAAAGGTCAGGCCGGGGCCAACCTTGAGGATGGGAAAGCCGTTTGTGACAAGGGCCGCCAGCGCGGCGCGGCTCTGGTAGTCGGTGGAATGCGCTTCGTAGACGAGCGAGGGTTCCTCATCGAGCAGTCCGGTCAGCGCCTTCGACGCTTCGGGCCGGTAGGCGACGACGTTCTGGCTGCCGAACTCGACGCCCGGCTGCACCACCACGGCGATGACGCGGCCAAACGCTTCCGCCAGCCCCTCGCGGGCGAAGATCTCGCGATGAACCTCGATGGTGCGGCGCGCCGCCGCTGCTTGCGTCGGCTTCAGGTCGCTGATCGGGTGATCGACGCCGCCGGGGGCGGGGACCTCGGTGCCGATGATGTAGACCGGCAAGGCGCCGCCGGCCGCACGCGCCGCCTTTTCTGCTGCCTTGGCGAGCCGCGCCGCCCGCGTGGCGATGGTCTCGTCGTCGAGCGCGGCCGGCTCACCGGCGCATCCCATCGACGCGTCGAGATGGATTTTTGAGAAGCCCGCCCAGACATAGGCGGTGACCATGGCTTCTGCCTTGTTCATCGCCTGCGCCGCCAGCTCCGTGCGCCACGGGTTCGGGCCAAGATGGTCGCCGCCGAAGATGATGCGGCGGGGGTCGAGACCTTCCTTGCCGGCGATCTCCCGCACGAAGGCGATGAACAGGTCGGGCGTCATGCCGGTATAGCCGCCGACCTGGTTGACCTGGTTGCAGGTCGCCTCGATCAGCAGCGTGGTGTCCTTGTCGGCGACGGCGCGCCGGATCGCCGTCTGGATGACGAGCGGATGGGCCGAGCAGATCGAGGTGATGCCGTAGGGCGATCCGTTTCGGCGCGCGGTGGCGAGGCCTGCAAGCGGGTTGATCATGCCGCCCTCGCCGTGCCGGCGATGAAGGCGTCGAGAACATCGAAGCCGGCGATGCCTTCCATAGGCCCGCGCCGGGTGACATTGCGGGCGCCGGCGGCATTGGCATAGAACAGCGCCTTGGCCGGCTCCATCCCCTTGCGCCGGCAGGTCAGATAGGTGGCGCCGAAACAGTCGCCGGCGCCGGTCGGGTCGACTTCCTCGACCAGGAATCCGGCACAGTCGATCCTGCTGCCGTCTGCGCCAAAACGGGTGGAGCCGGCAGCGCCGCGCTTCAGCACGATCTCGCCAACGCCCCTGGCGATCAGCGCCTTCACCGCCTGGCCTTCATCATCGACCCCGGCGGCCGCAAGCAACTCGTCGCCGGAGGGCAGCAGCAGGTCGGCATCGTCGACCAGGCGTGAAAACTGCGCGCCGTCGGCGCCGTCGATCAGTTCCTTGCGCACATTGGGATCGAAGGATGTCGAGCCGCCGCGCGCCCGCACGGCTCTCGCGGCATATGCGATGATCTCCTTCAGCCCGGATATCGACAGGGCCGATCCCATGACATGAAGATGGCCGGCACCGTCTGCCAGGCGACGTGCTTCCTCGGTGAGGCTGATCCGACCGGCGGCGGATTCGGCGATGTTGTAGACGAAGTCCCGGCCGCCGTCGGGCCGGTAACGGACGAAGGCGCTGCCTGTCGGGTAGCGGTCGCTGACTGCCACGGCCGAGACATCGACGCCGTCGCGCCTCAGCCTTTCCAGATTGATCGTGCCGAAATCGTCGCGGCCGACGCAGCCGATGATGCCGGCGCCGCCGCCCAGCCTTGCCACCTGATCGATGAAGATGGCGGGCGCGCCGCTGGGATAGGGGCCAATCAGCGCCTGCGGCTCGAGGAAGCCCATGCCCCGGTCCGTCGCCATGATCTCGACCAGGATTTCGCCGGCGGCGATCGTCGGTCCGGCGGATTCGGCGGCGATCTCCCTACGGGGAAGGCTCATTGCTGCAATTCCTTCTCGTCCCCAGACAGCCGAAAGCGTGCGGCGTGCGGCCCGCACGATAGCGCCTGGCTGAAACCGAGGTAAATCGCGGCGAAAGCGAAGTCAACAAAAACTGTACGCATGTGCATTTTATTTAATCCGCGCGCGGCTTTCCTGGCGAAGCGTTTGCCCGGTAACCCCGCACAAAGCGCGGTTATCGGCCAAAAATCGAGTTCGGGGGAACTTGACTCGGGTACACGCCAGCGCAATAGAATATACACGCATGTTCATTTCTACATGCGCATTCGTAAAGGAGGAGACGAAATGCCATCGGGAAGATTTATTGCAATGCTCGCCGCGTCGGTCGCCGCATCGGCGCTGACGGCAAGTGCCGCCCTGGCCGAGGAAATCACGGTCGCGACGGTCAACAATGGCGACATGATCATCATGCAGAAGCTGTCGCCCGAATGGGAGAAGGCGACCGGCAACAAGGTGAACTGGCTGGTGCTCGAGGAAAATGTCCTGCGCGAGCGGGTCACCACCGACATCGCGACCAAGGCCGGCCAGTTCGACGTGCTGACGATCGGCGGCTATGAGACGCCGATCTGGGGCAAGAATGGCTGGCTGGCACCGCTCAACGATCTGGGCGCCGACTATGATTACGACGACCTGATCGCGCCGGTGCGCAGCGGCCTGACCGTCGACGGCAAGCTGTATGCCGTGCCCTTCTACGCGGAAAGCTCGTTCACCCTCTATCGCAAGGATCTGTTCGACGCCGCCGGACTGAAGATGCCGGAGACGCCGACCTACGACCAGATCAAGGAGTTTGCCGCCAAGCTCACCGACAAGTCGAAGGAACAGTACGGCCTGTGCCTGCGCGGCAAGCCGGGCTGGGGCGAGAACATGGCGTTCGTCGGCACGCTGGTGAATACATTCGGCGGCCGCTGGTTCGACATGGATTGGAAGCCGCAGATCAATTCGCCGGCGTGGAAGCAGGCGATCGGCTGGTATGTCGACGCGATGAAGCAATACGGACCTCCGGGCGTCAGCTCCAACGGCTTCAACGAGAACCAGGCGCTGTTTGCGTCCGGGCATTGCGCCATCTGGATCGATGCCACCTCGGCGGCGGGTCGCGTCTATGATCCCAAGCAAAGCAAGGTCGCCGACAAGGTTGCCTTCGCCAAGGCGCCGGTGGCGGTCACGCCCAACGGTTCGGCCTGGGGCTGGGCATGGAGCCTGGCCATTCCGGCCACCTCAAAGAAGGCGGAGACCGCCAAGTCGTTCGTGAAGTGGGCGACATCGAAAGCCTATGTCCAGCGCGTCGGCGAAAGCGAAGGCTGGGTCGCCGCACCTCCGGGAACGCGCAAGTCCACCTATGCCAGCCCGGACTACCAGAAGGCGGCGCCCTTCGCCGCGACGGTGCTCTCGGCGATCGAATCCGCCGATCCGACCAAGCAGACCAAGGATCCGGTGCCGTATACCGGTATCCAGTTCGTCGCCATCCCGGAATTCCAGGGCATCGGAACCGAGGTCGGCCAGGCGGTCGCTGCGGCGGTAACCGGACAGCAGTCGGTGGATGACGCACTCGACGGCGCCCAAACAGCGGTGGAGAAGACGATGACGGAGGCAGGCTACATCAAGTAGCCGGGCTCGGGTCCAACAGGTAGCCAAGCGGCGGAGCGTGCCGCCCTTGGCGATCCGCGCCTGTAGTGACCTCCCATCGAAACAGGCCGGAGGATGCGCGGATCCGCCAGGGCGGGTCCGTGCGTTCGTTGCGGGTGGCGAGCATCCACCGGGCCGTTCGTGGTGGTCGCCACCCGGCGCATATCTTTTCGAAAATGCAGGAAGAATCCGAGATGAAGCTGAAGAACAAGATTGCCCTCATAACAGGCGGTGCGCGCGGCATTGGCCTCGGCTTCGCGCAAGCCTATGCGCGCGAAGGCGCCAAGGTTGTGATCGCCGATATCGACATCGAGCGCGCGACGCGGGCAGCCGCCGAGATCGGCGCGGCCGCCAGCGCTGTCAAGCTCGACGTCACCGACCTCGATGCGATCGACAGGGTCGTGGCCCAGGTCGACAGCGATTTCGGCGGCATCGACATCCTCGTCAACAATGCGGCCATCTTCGACATGGCGCCGATAACCGACATCACCGAAGCGAGCTACGACCGCGTGTTCGCCATCAACCTCAAGGGGCCGCTGTTCATGATGAGGGCGGTGGCCAATGTGATGATCGCGCGCGGTCGCGGCGGCAAGATCATCAACATGGCGAGCCAGGCCGGCCGCCGT
The nucleotide sequence above comes from Mesorhizobium shangrilense. Encoded proteins:
- the betI gene encoding choline-binding transcriptional repressor BetI: MKLTRISDIRRKELRQAAFAVLQREGIAGATIEKVAAQAGASKGIVLHYFNSKQELFEHAMRESNLVLRDAVVARLKQAKTPMQRIDAVIDGNFEPHLFQPSLCHAWLSLCGEVPRDEKLRRIQKVIHGRMRSNLMSGLRALVSPEAADDIAFGITTLIDGLWLRLGLQSDGVTREQALRQVKGYLAARLVALKVNA
- a CDS encoding L-iditol 2-dehydrogenase; translated protein: MKLKNKIALITGGARGIGLGFAQAYAREGAKVVIADIDIERATRAAAEIGAAASAVKLDVTDLDAIDRVVAQVDSDFGGIDILVNNAAIFDMAPITDITEASYDRVFAINLKGPLFMMRAVANVMIARGRGGKIINMASQAGRRGEALVTLYCASKAAMISATQSAALALVKHGINVNAIAPGVVDGEHWDIVDAHFARWEGLKPGEKKAAVAKSVPIGRFAQPQDIAGLAVFLASSDSDYILAQTYNVDGGNWMS
- a CDS encoding alpha/beta fold hydrolase gives rise to the protein MRVVDQQGWARAKRHVDIAGVSTGNVDIASVSTGNVEIASADIAYVDIAGNVNPGEGPALVLVHGFTDTSRSFSLMAPHLTGRRLIIPDLRGHGASPAGTRGLSPADFAADIAGLIGALRLDRPVLVGHSLGSMVAIETAAAYPDLLGGLVVLAGTLRPDIGDDHPMVVGVGTLRDPISSADPFYDYWHACEAEVSPKFLDMAAREASAMPVALWRTILEEVRRTDLTASARALRVPTLIIGGGHDPLFDATHQQRLRDEIPEAVFVSADHCGHNPHWEDPALVARTIAAHVAALAAPAVA
- a CDS encoding amidase, coding for MKLSDYVALDAVALAGLVRSGEVSAGEVVEAAVTAVESINPVINAVTLLDADRALSAARGCDRQAALPGMPLLVKDTGVDVREWPTTHSSRYFKDAAPRSDSEIARRWRAGGLVLLGKTNTPEFAGDFVTEPGFRGPTLNPWDLSVTAGGSSGGAAAAVASGMVPVAHGSDIGGSIRVPAACCGVFGLKPTRGLNPVGPDRGEVGGGLYAENVLSRSVRDSAAMLDITGGPEPGSRSRLVKPVPSYLDWLDSPGERLRIACICRRPDGTPVSPEIEAGFVRAVALLEEMGHTLTEARLPSEADGGAEWNLFWMSEVARIIHERARETGRMPRPDEIESLSRHALDCSDRASAADYLRANDRAHRACLAMARAFDGFDLIMTPTTACLPPRLGDISGRGVRGSEDASDRAAWDYDAWASRAYGFAPFTEIFNVTGQPAASLPLFQSPCGLPIGIQLAGRWNEDHRLLRISHEMERTTGWTGRRPPIHAGQP
- a CDS encoding DUF2270 domain-containing protein, encoding MATPDIVTIQETATSGAVPPETARPTGQPPPPQVSDKFARGLTSSELATTLSHFHRAEIARMAGWRDRLDRTSNWAITVVAAMLSVSLSTANAHHGVLLFAMLLITLLLWIEARRYRFFDVYRARVRQFERYYFAQIFSPQPDFASNWLSIVGESLRAPRFLISQRASLARRLRRNYIFMYLILLLAWVLKITTPALQKEGSSTGIAGSLHDALTGAALGPVPGAAVLVVVVLFYAGLFAAAYLIPDNDGELSHGDVHV
- a CDS encoding tagatose kinase, yielding MSLPRREIAAESAGPTIAAGEILVEIMATDRGMGFLEPQALIGPYPSGAPAIFIDQVARLGGGAGIIGCVGRDDFGTINLERLRRDGVDVSAVAVSDRYPTGSAFVRYRPDGGRDFVYNIAESAAGRISLTEEARRLADGAGHLHVMGSALSISGLKEIIAYAARAVRARGGSTSFDPNVRKELIDGADGAQFSRLVDDADLLLPSGDELLAAAGVDDEGQAVKALIARGVGEIVLKRGAAGSTRFGADGSRIDCAGFLVEEVDPTGAGDCFGATYLTCRRKGMEPAKALFYANAAGARNVTRRGPMEGIAGFDVLDAFIAGTARAA
- the choX gene encoding choline ABC transporter substrate-binding protein; this encodes MLRILGMGASLLALALAVQPAGAAEPEQCQAVRMAEPGWNDLAFTTGVASVLFDALGYKADSSLLGINVIYESLKNKDLDVFLGYWDPAMVTYYEPYKKEGSVDDVRVNLTGAKYTFAVPTYVWEAGVKDFADLHKFADKFGKKMYGIEPGSNQLMMDAIADPSLDLKGWEVVESSEAGMLSEVGYQIKEKRFIVFQGWAPHPMNRMYDFKYLTGGDKFYGPNLGAATVTTQVRKGYLAECPNVGQLLKNLAFDVDFENAGMGYLINDGMKPEEAGLKAIKENPGRLDAWLAGVTTFDGKPGLEAVKQKLGL
- a CDS encoding EF-hand domain-containing protein, which gives rise to MDFRPRLRHALIPLALLIASPAVAAMKGDTDGDGKLSLAEFQAMTRKAMLRADTNGDGKVSLDEWKARPASAKMKGDPEKMFKRLDANGDGFIDGNEIDALAKKRFERLDTNGDGFLAQDELDARKAAKNAND
- a CDS encoding D-tagatose-bisphosphate aldolase, class II, non-catalytic subunit, with translation MINPLAGLATARRNGSPYGITSICSAHPLVIQTAIRRAVADKDTTLLIEATCNQVNQVGGYTGMTPDLFIAFVREIAGKEGLDPRRIIFGGDHLGPNPWRTELAAQAMNKAEAMVTAYVWAGFSKIHLDASMGCAGEPAALDDETIATRAARLAKAAEKAARAAGGALPVYIIGTEVPAPGGVDHPISDLKPTQAAAARRTIEVHREIFAREGLAEAFGRVIAVVVQPGVEFGSQNVVAYRPEASKALTGLLDEEPSLVYEAHSTDYQSRAALAALVTNGFPILKVGPGLTFALREALYGLDLIASEMVPDYGERSLARTMERVMLASPGHWHSHYHGSDTSLYLQRHYSYSDRIRYYWSNPTAAVASGRLVEALNGVGIPETLMRQFLPMLPAKLGPAGNPEAILHAAIGQVLADYDAACRRDGG
- a CDS encoding ABC transporter substrate-binding protein, which encodes MPSGRFIAMLAASVAASALTASAALAEEITVATVNNGDMIIMQKLSPEWEKATGNKVNWLVLEENVLRERVTTDIATKAGQFDVLTIGGYETPIWGKNGWLAPLNDLGADYDYDDLIAPVRSGLTVDGKLYAVPFYAESSFTLYRKDLFDAAGLKMPETPTYDQIKEFAAKLTDKSKEQYGLCLRGKPGWGENMAFVGTLVNTFGGRWFDMDWKPQINSPAWKQAIGWYVDAMKQYGPPGVSSNGFNENQALFASGHCAIWIDATSAAGRVYDPKQSKVADKVAFAKAPVAVTPNGSAWGWAWSLAIPATSKKAETAKSFVKWATSKAYVQRVGESEGWVAAPPGTRKSTYASPDYQKAAPFAATVLSAIESADPTKQTKDPVPYTGIQFVAIPEFQGIGTEVGQAVAAAVTGQQSVDDALDGAQTAVEKTMTEAGYIK